A region of Oncorhynchus masou masou isolate Uvic2021 chromosome 29, UVic_Omas_1.1, whole genome shotgun sequence DNA encodes the following proteins:
- the LOC135520555 gene encoding carcinoembryonic antigen-related cell adhesion molecule 6-like, which translates to METAVAISLTLFILTGLCAGQGLFPQGSVNGAEGGTVMFITNLIPPAQPFITISWSVGGANIITSTGDDSIGPGYGDRITLNKTTGSLELRNLTLADSGGYRVAITTATAETINGSTELVVYENVSDANITGPPNHLFADVSSANLTCEAAGNITTIQWTKEGQLLSAGGNILFSEENRKVSISPVKRHDSGEYVCKLTNPASSAAASYNVIVNYGPESMTILGRHIAEVESFTLIYCSVQSVPPATFTWLFNGQQTGVHEAGYIIRSVSYNNSGDYRCDARNDLTGNVISVDHSLSVRDKTPPPLSPEGAAGIAVAVMLVVVAVALGLYFGISHHRNKKGNNEVKDTDALSRSSQTEDMSMSSTDKGREGHELTTQIQDRNHDRKQPQPGTSHTIATSHSPGTKASAGVHEYECISFKKAGAPTPPSRGKLPTRQTNTDTGSTMYSKSIN; encoded by the exons ATGGAAACTGCAGTagccatctctctcactctgttcatACTCACAG GTCTCTGTGCTGGTCAGGGTCTGTTTCCACAAGGTTCTGTGAATGGAGCAGAAGGAGGGACAGTGATGTTCATCACAAATCTAATCCCACCAGCCCAGCCGTTCATAACAATATCCTGGAGTGTTGGTGGAGCCAACATTATAACCTCTACCGGTGATGACTCTATAGGGCCTGGATACGGAGACAGGATCACTCTGAACAAAACTACTGGATCTCTGGAGCTCAGGAATCTGACCCTGGCTGACAGTGGAGGATACAGAGTGGCTATAACAACAGCTACAGCAGAAACAATCAATGGATCAACTGAACTGGTTGTGTATG AGAATGTTTCTGATGCCAACATCACAGGACCACCAAACCATCTGTTTGCAGATGTGAGCTCCGCCAACTTAACCTGTGAGGCTGCTGGTAACATCACTACTATACAATGGACGAAGGAAGGTCAGCTTCTGTCTGCTGGTGGCAATATATTATTCTCAGAGGAAAACAGGAAAGTATCCATCAGTCCTGTGAAGAGACACGACAGCGGAGAATATGTGTGTAAACTCACCAACCCTGCCAGCTCTGCTGCTGCCTCCTATAACGTGATAGTGAACT ATGGACCAGAGTCCATGACCATCTTGGGCCGACACATCGCTGAGGTGGAGTCATTCACCCTTATTTACTGCTCTGTTCAGTCTGTACCGCCTGCTACGTTCACCTGGTTGTTCAACGGGCAGCAGACAGGTGTACATGAAGCTGGATACATCATAAGGAGCGTCAGCTACAACAACAGTGGGGACTACAGATGTGATGCTAGGAATGATCTCACCGGAAATGTTATCAGTGTGGACCATAGTCTGTCAGTGAGAG ATAAAACCCCTCCACCCCTAAGCCCAGAGGGAGCAGCAGGTATAGCAGTCGCTGTGATGTTGGTAGTGGTTGCTGTAGCTCTTGGTCTCTATTTCGGCATATCTCATCATCG GAACAAGAAAGGGAACAATGAAGTGAAAG ATACAGACGCACTGAGCAGATCGTCCCAGACAGAGGATATGTCCATGTCCAGCACTGACAAAGGACGTGAAGGGCACGAACTGACAACCCAAATCCAGGACAGAAACCATGATCGCAAGCAACCACAACCAGGCACCAGCCATACTATAGCCACCAGCCATTCACCAGGAACTAAAG CTTCTGCAGGTGTACACGAGTATGAGTGCATATCATTTAAGAAAGCTGGAgctccaacaccaccatcaagA GGAAAGCTTCCGACCAGACAAACCAACACTGACACT ggctccaccatgtacagtaaaaGTATAAATTG A